A genomic window from Neorickettsia sennetsu str. Miyayama includes:
- the rpsD gene encoding 30S ribosomal protein S4, with protein MTTTIRRKFRVSRQMKASLWGSQKDPVHKRNYAPGQHGRAPVKKISDFYKQNAAQRAFRTYYVIGKKQFANVFSKAYRGKGNTNDNLISLLESRVSSVLYRSGMVPTIFAARQLISHKHVTVNGEIVNICSFTLKEGDVVQIRDRASNIPCVVAALNSNSESPHYLEVDREKRSVKLLVLPKFEDVPYPVVMEPNLVTEYFSSKM; from the coding sequence ATGACAACTACGATAAGACGAAAGTTCAGAGTAAGCAGGCAGATGAAGGCAAGTCTCTGGGGGTCGCAGAAGGATCCAGTGCATAAGAGGAATTATGCTCCGGGACAGCATGGTAGGGCCCCGGTAAAGAAGATTTCGGATTTTTATAAGCAGAACGCTGCGCAGCGTGCTTTTAGAACTTACTATGTTATTGGAAAAAAGCAGTTCGCGAACGTGTTCAGTAAGGCCTATAGGGGTAAGGGCAATACGAACGATAATTTAATTTCTCTTCTTGAAAGCCGTGTTAGCTCAGTTCTGTACAGGTCTGGTATGGTTCCGACGATTTTTGCTGCTAGACAGTTGATATCGCACAAGCATGTTACCGTTAATGGGGAAATAGTAAACATTTGCAGCTTTACCTTGAAAGAGGGGGATGTCGTCCAGATAAGGGATAGGGCTAGCAATATTCCTTGTGTTGTTGCCGCACTTAATTCGAATTCTGAAAGTCCACACTATTTGGAAGTGGATAGAGAAAAGAGATCTGTTAAACTGCTGGTTTTGCCAAAGTTTGAGGATGTTCCATATCCTGTTGTAATGGAGCCGAACTTGGTGACCGAGTATTTTTCCAGTAAGATGTGA
- a CDS encoding fructose-bisphosphatase class II family protein: protein MLHSYILEFLSVAQKTAISCYDMAGLGDSKEADRVAVETMRNALNEINATTNVMIGEGERDCAPMLRVGEVLGKGGPLLDLAVDPLEGTDICASFMDGSLVVLGFGESGSIISAPDVYMEKIYTPYDCDIGFGNTVAENLKKIASAKGVKGPEELIVVILRRERNQQLIAEVRDVGARVQLVTDGDISAIVSMVIGNAGDAYMGSGGAPEGVLSAMAVRNLGGRMVGKFLFKSDEQRERARKVGITDFERSYSHDELVKGNVILILTGVTEGKLLDGVRKDKLEHLTYCESLVILPGSFNKVCSTIRGSHVG from the coding sequence ATGTTGCATTCGTATATTTTGGAGTTTTTATCTGTGGCGCAGAAAACAGCAATTTCTTGCTACGATATGGCTGGCCTGGGTGATAGTAAAGAGGCGGATCGTGTCGCTGTAGAGACGATGCGGAATGCTCTGAATGAGATCAATGCAACTACTAATGTTATGATAGGCGAAGGCGAAAGAGATTGTGCGCCAATGTTACGTGTAGGAGAAGTGCTGGGCAAGGGAGGGCCACTCTTAGATCTAGCTGTGGATCCATTAGAGGGAACAGATATTTGTGCATCCTTTATGGATGGTTCGCTAGTTGTACTTGGCTTTGGTGAGTCCGGAAGCATAATTTCTGCTCCGGACGTTTATATGGAAAAGATATACACACCTTATGACTGTGATATAGGTTTTGGTAACACGGTTGCTGAAAACTTGAAAAAGATTGCTTCTGCTAAGGGGGTTAAAGGGCCCGAAGAGCTTATTGTTGTAATTCTAAGGCGAGAACGTAATCAACAACTCATTGCTGAAGTTAGGGATGTTGGTGCAAGGGTCCAACTGGTGACGGATGGAGATATATCAGCTATTGTCTCAATGGTTATTGGGAATGCCGGAGATGCGTATATGGGCAGTGGTGGCGCTCCAGAAGGTGTCTTGTCAGCTATGGCTGTACGTAATCTCGGAGGACGAATGGTAGGTAAATTCCTTTTTAAGAGCGATGAGCAGAGGGAGCGTGCACGAAAAGTTGGGATCACAGATTTTGAGAGGTCTTATTCACATGATGAACTCGTAAAGGGGAATGTAATACTTATTTTAACTGGCGTTACGGAGGGGAAGTTGTTGGATGGTGTCAGAAAGGATAAGCTTGAACACCTAACTTATTGTGAATCACTAGTTATATTGCCAGGGTCGTTTAACAAGGTGTGTTCCACTATTCGAGGCTCGCATGTAGGATAA
- a CDS encoding O-methyltransferase translates to MRFEDSWAEEYIISKLPVECQLMKKIREETFSDERRFIQIGQIESAILAFLIRMNNVKTIVEVGTLVGYSAICMAKAVGNGGKVYTIEKNPEYAQIALRNFSTFPQIELFTGDAKVKLSELSFFGPFDMLFIDAEKSGYPTYLEWGEVNVRVGGLIVADNTLSFGKNNPSSNSRAWQFMERFNTMISDSDKYDSIILPTANGLTVAIKR, encoded by the coding sequence ATGCGTTTTGAGGATTCATGGGCTGAAGAATACATCATTTCCAAGTTACCGGTCGAATGTCAGTTGATGAAGAAAATTAGGGAGGAAACTTTTTCTGATGAGAGGCGATTTATCCAAATTGGGCAGATAGAATCGGCGATTCTAGCATTTCTGATAAGGATGAATAATGTAAAGACCATCGTTGAGGTTGGAACATTAGTTGGCTACTCGGCGATTTGCATGGCAAAGGCTGTTGGGAATGGTGGTAAAGTATACACGATTGAAAAGAATCCTGAATATGCGCAAATTGCACTAAGAAACTTCTCCACTTTTCCACAAATAGAGCTTTTCACAGGTGATGCAAAGGTTAAGCTCTCGGAGCTTAGCTTCTTTGGTCCTTTTGATATGCTGTTTATTGATGCAGAAAAGTCCGGTTATCCAACTTATCTTGAATGGGGAGAAGTCAATGTAAGGGTTGGGGGACTCATTGTTGCTGATAACACACTTAGTTTTGGAAAAAATAATCCTTCCAGTAATAGTAGGGCCTGGCAATTTATGGAGCGGTTTAACACAATGATTAGCGATTCAGATAAATATGATTCAATTATCTTGCCAACTGCTAATGGCCTTACTGTTGCAATAAAGAGGTAA
- a CDS encoding FAD-binding protein has product MRNAKYKLKEVELSRYTRLRVGGKTKLLYAANVNEIVHFTKNHNFHVIGAGSNILAGQVLDKPILKLGKGFEYVSYADGKVKVGAAVLTSTLARFALENEIGAFEFFAVMHRTIGSAITMNTGVYDQRVSDLLVAATFIDENGEMLTLSREEIGFKNGGNSLPKNYICVEAVFDAGCKMQKEKIKLLTLEMLRKSQDFQPAFSESACQLFQDLPEQKACELIAKAGYAGFSVGCARISEKYNNFIISGGCKTADPLLELCYVVRNGIKNRLGVTLDFSVVFI; this is encoded by the coding sequence TTGCGCAACGCGAAGTATAAGCTGAAGGAAGTTGAGTTAAGTAGATATACTCGGCTCAGAGTTGGAGGTAAGACCAAGTTACTTTACGCAGCAAATGTAAATGAAATTGTGCATTTCACTAAGAATCACAATTTCCATGTTATAGGTGCTGGATCCAATATTCTTGCAGGCCAAGTGTTAGACAAGCCCATTTTGAAACTGGGGAAAGGCTTTGAGTATGTATCATACGCAGATGGAAAAGTGAAAGTCGGAGCGGCAGTACTTACATCGACTCTGGCGAGATTTGCACTTGAGAATGAGATTGGTGCTTTTGAGTTTTTTGCGGTTATGCACCGGACTATCGGAAGTGCTATCACAATGAATACGGGTGTTTATGATCAGAGGGTCTCAGACCTTTTAGTAGCTGCAACTTTTATTGATGAGAATGGAGAGATGCTCACACTTTCTCGTGAGGAAATAGGTTTTAAAAATGGGGGCAACTCATTGCCGAAGAATTACATCTGTGTTGAGGCAGTTTTCGATGCTGGATGTAAGATGCAGAAGGAGAAGATAAAACTGCTGACACTCGAGATGTTAAGAAAAAGCCAGGATTTCCAACCTGCATTTTCTGAATCAGCCTGTCAGCTTTTTCAGGATCTACCAGAACAAAAAGCCTGTGAGCTTATTGCCAAGGCTGGATATGCAGGGTTTTCTGTAGGGTGTGCAAGGATTTCCGAAAAGTACAACAATTTCATCATAAGTGGTGGGTGCAAGACAGCTGATCCACTTTTAGAGCTTTGTTACGTTGTGAGAAATGGGATAAAAAACAGATTGGGAGTTACCCTGGATTTTTCGGTGGTCTTCATATGA
- the topA gene encoding type I DNA topoisomerase: MNVLIVESPTKGKAIAQYLGKDFRVLSSFGHVRALPNKKGSVDVTESFEMLYKLTDTGETVVPQLIKDVKKATALYLATDPDREGEAISWHLVEVFKENDVLPKDVHRVVFHEITKTAVQNAIASPRKIDENLVRAQRLRQALDYLVGFSISPVLWKKLPGSKSAGRVQSVALRILCDRENEIGLFTPEEYWTVTVNMTDGEALVLPTQLSHMNGEKLERMSIRRAEEAEKIVEEISGLPFLVEEIKKKELKQKPSPPFITSTMQQTASTILGFSVKKTMSLAQKLYEGIEIGGVIEGLITYMRTDATHLSVESVDAIREFIQEKFGQEYLPASPVLFKKKVKNAQEAHEAIRPTSIFRTPEEIESYLTPDQYKLYRLIWERALACQMSDAITSSQNIVFVSQDKKFKTSASASLLIFDGFNAAFSHGKNKNKNQDVIDFIKKHKEGAQVKVGDVLLTQNFTEPPHRYSEAGLVKHLEELGIGRPSTYATVVSVLQERGYASIVNKSFIPESRGRLVSEFLVHFFSKYVEYHFTAELEDRLDKVADGTIFWLDVIQDFWDSFHSNVEEVEKVPITEVLAFVNGALARQKLVSAEVKVGDKCPKCEKGYMHLNVSRYGVFLGCTDYPVCRFIVNSYSTDNDTEYPKQIAQDISLHKGPYGIYLKCKGKNSSIPKDVDPVSIDEEFAHKIASLPKILGKHPIDGKEIKMGLGPYGLYLFWNAKYYNLQFSQMDEMTLDQAVQFMEDYVSHDKSLLRVLGSHEGEEIQIRDGRYGPYIKYSKMNVPIPKGESPESLSLETAILLIEKKKNTSKSARKVTTKRKVFTKEKK, encoded by the coding sequence ATGAATGTCCTCATAGTAGAATCACCCACTAAAGGTAAGGCTATTGCTCAATATTTGGGTAAAGACTTTAGGGTACTGTCGTCCTTTGGTCATGTGCGAGCGCTTCCCAATAAAAAGGGCTCTGTTGATGTGACGGAGTCGTTCGAGATGCTCTATAAACTTACCGATACCGGTGAGACAGTCGTGCCTCAGTTAATTAAGGATGTAAAAAAGGCGACAGCCCTCTATCTTGCTACAGACCCTGATAGAGAAGGGGAAGCTATTTCTTGGCACCTTGTTGAGGTGTTTAAGGAGAATGATGTGCTTCCCAAAGACGTACACAGGGTTGTGTTTCATGAAATTACAAAAACCGCTGTGCAAAATGCCATCGCTTCTCCAAGAAAGATAGATGAGAATCTTGTTCGCGCACAAAGGCTAAGACAGGCACTTGACTATCTTGTTGGGTTTAGTATTTCTCCAGTGCTATGGAAGAAATTACCTGGAAGTAAATCTGCTGGGAGAGTTCAATCTGTTGCCCTCAGGATCTTGTGCGATAGGGAAAACGAGATAGGTCTGTTTACACCAGAGGAATATTGGACGGTAACTGTGAATATGACCGATGGCGAAGCTCTTGTCCTTCCTACTCAACTTTCACACATGAATGGTGAAAAACTCGAGAGAATGTCTATAAGAAGAGCAGAGGAAGCTGAAAAGATTGTTGAGGAGATCAGTGGACTTCCATTTCTTGTTGAAGAAATCAAAAAGAAGGAACTTAAGCAGAAGCCTAGTCCCCCATTTATCACGTCCACTATGCAGCAAACGGCATCAACCATACTTGGGTTTAGTGTAAAAAAAACTATGAGTCTAGCGCAAAAGCTGTATGAGGGTATCGAGATAGGTGGTGTGATTGAGGGCCTCATCACGTATATGAGGACAGATGCTACTCATCTTTCTGTTGAGAGTGTTGATGCTATAAGAGAGTTTATCCAAGAAAAATTTGGGCAAGAGTATTTGCCTGCATCTCCTGTTTTATTTAAGAAAAAAGTGAAAAACGCTCAGGAAGCACACGAAGCTATTCGTCCAACAAGCATTTTTCGTACACCTGAAGAAATTGAATCTTATCTCACACCAGATCAGTATAAGTTGTACAGGCTTATATGGGAGAGAGCACTTGCCTGTCAAATGAGTGATGCTATTACGAGTAGTCAGAACATCGTATTTGTTTCTCAAGACAAGAAGTTCAAAACTTCTGCGTCGGCATCACTGCTTATTTTTGATGGTTTCAATGCTGCTTTTTCGCATGGTAAAAACAAAAATAAAAATCAGGATGTTATAGATTTTATAAAGAAGCATAAGGAAGGTGCTCAGGTAAAAGTAGGTGATGTATTGCTTACACAAAACTTTACTGAGCCCCCACATCGCTACTCGGAAGCAGGGTTGGTCAAACATCTTGAGGAGTTGGGTATAGGGCGCCCTTCAACTTACGCTACTGTGGTTTCTGTTCTGCAGGAGAGGGGATATGCATCTATTGTCAACAAGTCGTTTATTCCAGAAAGCAGGGGAAGGCTAGTTTCTGAGTTTTTGGTACATTTTTTTAGCAAATATGTTGAGTATCATTTTACTGCTGAATTGGAAGATAGACTGGACAAAGTCGCAGATGGAACAATTTTTTGGCTAGATGTAATTCAGGATTTCTGGGACAGCTTTCATTCTAATGTAGAAGAGGTGGAAAAAGTTCCGATCACTGAGGTTCTAGCATTTGTAAATGGTGCCCTTGCAAGACAAAAGCTTGTTTCGGCTGAGGTAAAGGTTGGTGACAAGTGTCCAAAATGTGAAAAAGGGTATATGCATTTAAATGTAAGTCGTTATGGAGTTTTCCTTGGCTGCACAGATTATCCGGTTTGTAGGTTTATAGTGAATAGTTATAGTACTGATAATGATACTGAATATCCTAAGCAAATTGCTCAGGATATTAGCCTCCACAAGGGTCCTTATGGTATCTACCTTAAATGCAAGGGCAAAAATAGTAGCATACCAAAAGATGTTGATCCCGTTTCTATAGATGAAGAGTTTGCTCATAAAATCGCTTCCTTACCAAAAATTCTTGGTAAACACCCGATAGATGGTAAAGAAATCAAGATGGGTCTGGGCCCATATGGTCTGTATCTTTTTTGGAATGCAAAATATTACAACTTGCAGTTTTCCCAAATGGATGAAATGACACTAGACCAAGCTGTTCAGTTCATGGAGGACTATGTTAGTCATGACAAGAGTTTGCTCCGTGTGCTTGGATCCCATGAAGGTGAAGAGATACAAATTCGTGATGGGAGATACGGTCCGTACATTAAGTATAGTAAGATGAATGTTCCTATACCGAAGGGGGAAAGTCCGGAGTCGTTGTCCCTTGAAACGGCGATTCTTCTCATTGAGAAAAAGAAAAATACCTCTAAGTCCGCAAGGAAAGTAACAACAAAGAGAAAGGTCTTCACAAAAGAGAAGAAATAA
- the acnA gene encoding aconitate hydratase AcnA, whose translation MKKKLKSEISYFDIKLEKGVPNLPCVIKILVENALRNGEKDSVVRALCNYKRHIGNLTVDYYPSRVLMQDFTGVPAIVDLAALRDTVSKAQGDPRSVNPKIPVDLVIDHSIQVDSYGKASSATENKTIEFQKNIERYKFLKWAQRSFQNFRVVPPGTGICHQVNLEYLAQVVRTERQETEVLAYPDTLVGTDSHTTMSGGLSVLGWGVGGIEAESVVLGEPISMVIPEVIGLKLEGKLKAGLTATDLVLHITHLLRKHKVVGKFVEVFGDGVRNLSVADRATIANMAPECGSTCNFFAPDQKTLDYLDLTGKTQEQIDLVEDYTKSQTMWADYARATDFVDVIELDLCEVRTTLAGPKRPQDKIPLHLVPENFNKVCIRSEEKVETSSAPDEECIQVPQTSVDRLADSPKLQNGSIVIAAITSCTNTSNPSGMIAAGLLAKRAVQSGLRVKNWVKTSLAPGSQVVSEYLKQSGLQDYLDKLGFNIVGFGCTTCIGNSGELKEEISEEIDEKDLVVVSVLSGNRNFEGRIHSKVKANYLASPMLVVTYAIAGNINVNLESQPLGYDKSGKAIYLRDITPSDDEIDAYVRRVLRREIFLSKYQDVFLGDKNWQQLECTSSVTYKWDENCTYIKSPPFFRSDDQVSLQDITSKINEKVDHHPAKFDISVRNARILAIFGDTITTDHISPAGTIPVESPAGEYLKTLGVTPQQFNSYGARRGNHEVMIRGTFANTRIKNKILENVEGGYTTHFSRDGREEIVSIYEAAMRYKSSGTNLVIFAGKEYGTGSSRDWAAKGTYLLGIKAVIAESFERIHRSNLVGMGVLPLVYSDPKEYSRLELTGREIVTIELEDNLSPMCKIKCQLIKETGVTLPLRLILMVTTEKEMNYVKVGNILKYVLKESFLEQKH comes from the coding sequence ATGAAGAAGAAACTAAAATCCGAAATAAGCTACTTCGATATAAAGCTCGAGAAAGGGGTCCCTAATCTTCCCTGTGTAATTAAGATACTGGTAGAGAATGCACTGAGAAATGGAGAAAAAGATTCAGTTGTGAGGGCATTATGCAATTACAAACGGCATATTGGAAACCTCACTGTGGATTACTATCCCTCTCGCGTGCTAATGCAGGATTTTACTGGCGTACCTGCTATAGTAGATTTAGCAGCCCTACGTGACACCGTTTCTAAAGCACAAGGAGACCCCAGAAGCGTAAACCCAAAAATCCCGGTGGACCTTGTTATAGACCACTCGATTCAGGTTGATTCTTATGGCAAGGCAAGCTCGGCCACCGAAAATAAAACAATAGAATTTCAAAAAAACATAGAGAGATACAAATTCTTAAAATGGGCCCAAAGGTCCTTTCAGAATTTTCGAGTAGTTCCACCAGGAACTGGTATTTGCCATCAAGTCAATCTAGAGTACCTGGCACAGGTTGTCCGCACAGAACGGCAAGAAACAGAAGTATTAGCATATCCAGATACCCTCGTAGGTACAGACAGTCATACTACTATGAGCGGTGGTCTCTCCGTGCTTGGGTGGGGTGTCGGTGGAATAGAGGCCGAATCAGTGGTGTTGGGTGAACCTATTTCGATGGTAATTCCTGAAGTAATTGGATTAAAACTTGAAGGAAAATTAAAAGCTGGTCTTACTGCAACTGATCTGGTTCTACACATTACTCACCTACTTCGAAAACACAAAGTAGTAGGAAAATTCGTTGAAGTCTTTGGTGATGGAGTCAGGAACCTTTCTGTCGCAGATCGAGCAACAATAGCAAACATGGCACCTGAATGCGGTTCGACTTGCAATTTCTTTGCTCCGGATCAAAAGACACTAGATTATCTCGACCTCACAGGGAAAACACAGGAACAAATCGACCTAGTAGAAGACTATACAAAGAGTCAAACAATGTGGGCAGATTACGCACGTGCAACAGACTTCGTAGACGTGATTGAGCTGGATCTCTGTGAGGTTCGTACGACCCTTGCAGGACCAAAAAGACCACAAGACAAGATACCTCTCCACTTGGTACCAGAGAACTTTAATAAGGTATGTATTCGTTCTGAAGAAAAGGTGGAAACTTCTTCCGCACCTGATGAAGAATGTATTCAAGTACCGCAAACTTCTGTAGATAGATTGGCAGATTCGCCCAAGCTTCAAAATGGGTCCATAGTGATTGCCGCAATCACGAGTTGTACAAATACTTCTAACCCATCTGGGATGATTGCAGCAGGCCTGTTGGCAAAAAGAGCTGTACAATCTGGGCTACGCGTAAAGAACTGGGTGAAGACATCTCTTGCACCTGGATCCCAAGTTGTCTCAGAATATTTGAAGCAGTCTGGACTACAGGACTATCTGGACAAGCTGGGTTTTAACATCGTGGGTTTTGGTTGCACGACTTGTATAGGTAATTCGGGTGAATTGAAAGAGGAAATCTCTGAGGAAATCGATGAGAAAGATCTAGTAGTAGTATCTGTACTTTCCGGTAACCGTAACTTTGAAGGCAGAATTCATTCAAAAGTAAAAGCAAATTACCTAGCTTCGCCCATGCTCGTGGTTACTTATGCTATTGCGGGCAATATAAACGTAAACCTAGAGTCTCAACCTCTTGGGTATGATAAAAGCGGTAAAGCAATATACCTAAGAGATATCACCCCCTCAGATGATGAAATTGATGCTTATGTTCGTCGCGTCCTCAGAAGGGAGATATTCTTGTCAAAATATCAGGATGTTTTCTTAGGCGACAAGAACTGGCAACAATTAGAGTGTACTAGCTCAGTCACTTACAAATGGGACGAAAACTGTACCTATATTAAAAGTCCCCCATTTTTTAGGAGTGATGATCAGGTCAGCCTTCAGGATATAACTTCTAAGATCAATGAAAAAGTAGATCACCACCCTGCGAAATTTGATATATCAGTGAGGAATGCACGAATACTTGCCATCTTCGGGGATACTATCACAACTGACCACATCTCTCCGGCTGGGACGATTCCTGTAGAGAGCCCAGCAGGGGAGTACCTGAAGACATTAGGTGTAACTCCACAGCAATTCAATTCTTATGGAGCCCGGCGAGGTAATCATGAGGTCATGATACGTGGCACCTTCGCGAACACAAGGATCAAAAATAAGATACTTGAGAATGTCGAGGGAGGATATACGACTCATTTCAGCCGTGATGGTAGAGAGGAAATCGTTAGTATCTATGAAGCAGCAATGCGTTACAAATCCTCTGGAACCAATCTTGTTATTTTTGCAGGTAAGGAATATGGTACTGGCTCAAGTCGCGATTGGGCTGCAAAGGGCACGTACTTGCTTGGCATCAAGGCGGTGATAGCAGAAAGTTTCGAACGCATCCATAGAAGCAACCTAGTTGGCATGGGCGTTCTTCCGCTTGTTTATTCTGATCCTAAAGAATACAGTCGCTTAGAACTTACTGGCAGGGAAATTGTTACTATAGAGTTGGAAGACAACCTTTCACCGATGTGCAAAATAAAGTGTCAACTTATCAAAGAAACAGGTGTAACACTTCCTCTAAGGCTTATCCTAATGGTTACAACGGAGAAAGAGATGAATTATGTAAAAGTTGGTAATATACTAAAGTACGTGCTCAAAGAATCTTTTCTAGAACAAAAGCACTAA
- a CDS encoding cell division protein FtsQ/DivIB → MSKRIKKSFTLLSCLLFFLICVFGGISLTSKLKHLFNTLLIENGYTVDKIETRGCNYMDKQQVFSFVEPYKGGNILSVPLTEIRNKVLQEKWAAKASVIRKLPNTIMIIVEEYKPLALLNDDSVIADDLVTIIPLKTPQERNRFRNLLRIESKSLEDRTQLLAELREKMRKRGSNQLT, encoded by the coding sequence ATGAGTAAAAGAATTAAAAAATCCTTTACTTTGCTATCTTGTTTACTTTTTTTCTTGATCTGTGTATTCGGAGGAATAAGTCTCACAAGTAAATTAAAGCACCTTTTTAATACTCTGCTTATAGAGAACGGATACACCGTGGATAAAATAGAGACCAGAGGCTGCAATTATATGGATAAACAACAGGTATTCTCGTTTGTTGAACCGTACAAAGGTGGGAATATACTCTCAGTTCCACTTACTGAAATAAGAAATAAAGTTCTTCAAGAGAAATGGGCTGCTAAAGCATCCGTAATAAGGAAATTACCCAATACGATCATGATCATCGTTGAGGAATATAAACCGCTTGCACTGTTGAACGATGATAGCGTGATAGCTGATGACTTAGTTACCATCATTCCCTTAAAAACTCCACAGGAAAGAAATCGATTCCGCAACCTCCTGAGAATCGAGTCAAAAAGCTTAGAAGATAGGACACAATTACTAGCAGAGTTGCGCGAAAAAATGAGGAAAAGAGGCTCTAATCAACTTACATAG
- a CDS encoding F0F1 ATP synthase subunit gamma produces MSDLKSLLLRINSVNSTKKITRVMQMIATSKLKQARISLMAARRYRDEVLRSLEIFGKFREERPSSDAPTQGDVLVAFSADRGLCGGYNSSLIKHLRSLTDKFKDGGAAFYFIGRKISLFAEQFSSMHASTSGSEVDFHFLNRLVTSLGSSAVFHCLYTKCKSAMNMHSVLLRIPTVSDFVFHDECTSYLEPEHKKLFAFLYTKYVCAQLYVCLREAKVSENMSRMLAMDGATKNAQEVGDKLRRRYNSARQEKITKELIEVVSGAEVI; encoded by the coding sequence GTGTCGGACCTAAAAAGCCTTTTACTCCGGATTAACAGCGTAAATTCTACGAAAAAGATTACCAGAGTGATGCAAATGATTGCCACTTCGAAACTAAAACAGGCAAGAATTTCGCTGATGGCTGCACGTCGTTATAGAGACGAGGTGCTACGATCTTTGGAGATATTTGGCAAATTTCGTGAAGAAAGACCTTCTTCAGACGCTCCAACTCAAGGAGATGTGTTGGTTGCTTTCTCTGCGGATAGAGGATTGTGTGGGGGCTATAACTCTTCATTGATTAAGCATCTACGTAGTCTTACTGATAAGTTCAAGGATGGGGGTGCTGCATTTTACTTTATTGGAAGGAAAATTTCTCTTTTTGCTGAGCAGTTTTCATCTATGCACGCAAGTACTTCAGGCAGTGAAGTAGACTTTCACTTTCTCAATAGGCTGGTTACCAGCTTAGGTAGTAGCGCTGTTTTTCATTGTCTCTACACTAAGTGCAAAAGTGCGATGAATATGCACTCTGTGCTACTTAGGATACCTACCGTCAGTGATTTTGTTTTTCATGATGAGTGTACTTCATATCTTGAGCCAGAACATAAGAAGTTGTTTGCGTTCCTCTACACTAAATATGTGTGTGCACAACTTTATGTATGCCTAAGAGAAGCAAAAGTAAGTGAAAATATGAGCAGAATGCTTGCAATGGATGGCGCAACTAAAAATGCTCAGGAAGTGGGTGATAAGCTGAGACGTCGCTATAACAGCGCAAGGCAGGAGAAGATTACAAAGGAATTGATAGAGGTTGTCAGTGGTGCAGAAGTTATCTGA
- the iscX gene encoding Fe-S cluster assembly protein IscX — protein MKWNDFEDIASALELRYSDKDNVNLRFTDLRKWVLSLEGFDDHPDACNERILESIQAAWMSEREDRE, from the coding sequence ATGAAATGGAATGATTTCGAGGATATAGCAAGTGCCCTGGAGCTGCGTTATTCCGATAAAGATAATGTTAATCTTCGATTTACTGATCTGCGCAAGTGGGTTCTCTCGCTGGAGGGTTTTGATGACCATCCCGATGCTTGCAATGAGAGAATACTAGAATCTATACAAGCGGCTTGGATGTCTGAGCGGGAAGACCGGGAATGA
- a CDS encoding GTP cyclohydrolase I, with the protein MVQKLSEGDIQDFFGVGVGETDRLGARGASHSFLKMFANYFSGYACSDFSSLVAKMENPDGGESLLVLKRTPFLSFCEHHVLPISGYISIGYIPDKSITSLGSLGRLVSACTKRLQLQERICAQIALAIEESLSPKGVIVYASAKHACVAHNTSVFESVAKRGAFAANTKGEVQEFFSILK; encoded by the coding sequence GTGGTGCAGAAGTTATCTGAGGGCGATATTCAGGATTTTTTCGGTGTCGGGGTAGGTGAGACTGATCGCCTAGGGGCACGTGGTGCGTCACACTCATTTCTCAAGATGTTTGCAAACTATTTTTCGGGTTATGCATGCAGCGACTTCTCTTCTCTTGTGGCAAAAATGGAAAATCCCGATGGAGGTGAGTCTTTGCTCGTGCTAAAAAGGACTCCATTTTTGTCTTTTTGCGAACACCATGTTTTACCCATTTCAGGGTATATTTCTATCGGATACATTCCGGATAAGAGTATCACAAGTCTTGGGAGTCTAGGAAGATTGGTAAGTGCTTGTACTAAAAGACTGCAGTTACAAGAGAGGATTTGTGCTCAGATTGCACTTGCAATTGAGGAATCTCTGTCTCCAAAAGGAGTAATAGTGTATGCTTCAGCCAAGCATGCTTGCGTGGCGCATAATACCTCGGTCTTTGAGTCTGTAGCAAAAAGAGGGGCTTTCGCTGCTAACACCAAAGGAGAAGTTCAAGAATTTTTTTCTATCTTAAAATAA